The following are from one region of the Noviherbaspirillum sedimenti genome:
- a CDS encoding THUMP domain-containing class I SAM-dependent RNA methyltransferase — MNYSYFCPCPRGMEVPLAEELREIAQQSPTLKVHNQVPGGVHCSGKLTDAWRINLHSRIASRVLLRIAHGGYQNENDIYDMALAAPWEDWFSVDHTIRVNLTAIKSPLTSLDFTTLKIKDAVCDRFRDQFNKRPSVNTKEPDMRISGFLDQRTFTLYLDTSGEALFKRGWREDTGDAPLRENLAAGLLRVAGWKPGMVLFDPMCGSGTILAEAAQMLAGIPPGTRRRFAFEKFHEFDADAWLAMKGGFKPNPLPAAPTIFGSDISGDMIVMARHNLQRAGIQFEVPLKQIEAQEVKPPSETPGILLTNPPYGERIGVRGDSAIDSDEMAQSFFSAFGTTLKQRFAGWSVFLFTADLGVPKLLRLKESRKTPFFNGALECRLFRFDMVAGFNRREAALPKDVPQQGR; from the coding sequence CGCGAGATCGCGCAGCAAAGCCCCACGCTCAAGGTGCACAACCAGGTGCCGGGCGGCGTGCACTGCTCCGGCAAGCTCACCGATGCCTGGCGCATCAACCTGCATTCGCGCATCGCCTCGCGCGTGCTGCTGCGCATCGCGCATGGCGGCTACCAGAATGAAAACGATATCTATGACATGGCGTTGGCGGCGCCCTGGGAAGACTGGTTCAGCGTGGACCACACCATCCGCGTCAATCTCACCGCCATCAAGTCGCCCTTGACCAGCCTGGACTTCACCACCCTGAAAATCAAGGACGCGGTGTGCGACCGCTTCCGCGACCAGTTCAACAAGCGCCCCTCGGTCAATACCAAGGAACCCGACATGCGCATTTCCGGCTTCCTCGACCAGCGCACGTTTACGCTGTACCTGGACACGTCCGGCGAGGCATTGTTCAAGCGCGGCTGGCGCGAGGATACCGGCGACGCGCCGTTGCGCGAGAACCTGGCCGCGGGCCTCCTGCGGGTGGCCGGCTGGAAACCCGGCATGGTGCTGTTCGACCCGATGTGCGGTTCCGGCACCATCCTGGCCGAAGCTGCGCAAATGCTGGCCGGCATTCCGCCCGGCACGCGCCGCCGCTTCGCCTTCGAAAAATTCCATGAATTCGATGCCGACGCCTGGCTGGCGATGAAGGGCGGCTTCAAGCCCAATCCCCTGCCCGCTGCGCCGACGATTTTCGGCAGCGACATTTCCGGCGACATGATCGTCATGGCGCGCCACAACCTGCAGCGCGCCGGTATCCAGTTCGAGGTGCCCCTGAAACAGATCGAGGCGCAAGAGGTCAAGCCGCCGAGCGAGACGCCCGGCATCCTGCTGACCAACCCGCCGTATGGCGAACGGATCGGCGTGCGCGGCGACAGCGCCATCGACTCCGATGAGATGGCGCAATCCTTCTTCAGCGCCTTCGGCACCACCTTGAAGCAGCGCTTCGCCGGCTGGTCGGTTTTCCTGTTTACCGCCGATCTCGGCGTGCCAAAACTGCTGCGTTTGAAAGAATCGCGCAAGACGCCCTTCTTCAATGGCGCACTGGAATGCCGCTTGTTCCGTTTCGATATGGTGGCGGGCTTCAACCGCCGCGAGGCCGCCCTGCCGAAGGATGTGCCGCAGCAGGGGCGATAG